The following coding sequences lie in one Treponema socranskii subsp. buccale genomic window:
- a CDS encoding NAD(+) synthase: MNYGFFRTAAASPETVVADCTANANRIIDACKKADAQGASLIVFPELAVTSYSCGDLFLQTTLQEAAIRETERIAKKTASLPILIAVGLPFASGRLLYNCAAFIFAGKILALVPKTYLPNSGEYSERRWFSPKKNIDAETVYFSKAHPAVPFGCDIIISDADDERCAIALEIGEDLRAPVPPSSYHALSGAAIIANLSATSETVGKAEYRRLLVKSQSTRTLCAYVYADAGHGESTQDAVFASHKIIAENGEIIAESKSFDDTICFADIDIERLASERRRETTFSDAAANANTRPYRKVSVDLLSRAKTFSEKAPLFRTIDASPFVPNDESGQSERWNDILTVQAEGLAKRMRHTGIKNAVIGLSGGLDSTLALLVTVRAFGLCGLNASGIHAITMPCFGTSDRTYRNACALAKETGVALTEINIAEAVRVHFRDIGQDESIRDAAYENAQARERTQVLMDIANKINGIVVGTGDLSELALGWCTYNGDHMSMYGVNASVPKTLVRRLVRFCADSTDNKNLSSVLNDILATPVSPELLPSERGKVSQKTEDILGPYELHDFFLYYMLRFGFSPAKILFLADKASLPYTHEEKLRTLRIFYKRFFSQQFKRSCMPDGAKVGSISLSPRSDWRMPSDASAALWLTEIDSLK; encoded by the coding sequence ATGAATTACGGATTTTTTCGTACGGCGGCGGCGAGTCCCGAAACCGTCGTTGCGGACTGCACGGCAAATGCAAATCGCATCATAGACGCATGCAAAAAAGCGGATGCACAGGGCGCATCTCTCATCGTATTTCCCGAACTCGCCGTAACGTCATATTCGTGCGGCGATCTCTTTTTGCAAACGACGCTCCAAGAGGCGGCGATCCGCGAAACGGAGCGCATCGCAAAAAAGACGGCTTCCCTTCCGATTCTCATCGCAGTCGGTCTTCCATTCGCATCCGGCCGATTGCTGTACAACTGTGCGGCTTTTATCTTTGCCGGAAAAATCCTCGCGCTCGTGCCGAAAACTTATCTTCCGAACAGCGGAGAATATTCCGAACGGAGATGGTTTTCGCCGAAAAAAAATATCGATGCCGAAACGGTATATTTTTCGAAAGCACATCCGGCCGTTCCGTTCGGATGCGATATCATTATCTCGGATGCGGACGACGAACGCTGTGCAATCGCTTTGGAAATAGGCGAAGACCTTCGGGCGCCCGTACCGCCCTCTTCATACCACGCGCTTTCGGGCGCCGCGATTATCGCAAATCTTTCGGCGACGTCGGAAACGGTCGGCAAAGCCGAATACCGCAGGCTCCTCGTCAAAAGTCAGTCGACACGTACGCTGTGCGCCTATGTCTATGCCGATGCGGGACACGGGGAATCGACGCAGGACGCCGTATTCGCTTCTCACAAGATCATCGCCGAAAACGGAGAAATCATCGCCGAATCGAAATCGTTCGACGATACAATTTGTTTTGCCGATATCGATATCGAGCGGCTCGCTTCGGAGCGGCGAAGAGAGACGACGTTTTCGGACGCTGCGGCAAACGCAAATACGCGGCCGTACCGAAAAGTTTCCGTCGACCTTTTGTCACGCGCAAAAACTTTTTCCGAAAAAGCGCCGCTTTTCCGAACGATCGATGCTTCGCCTTTTGTTCCGAACGACGAAAGCGGGCAAAGCGAACGGTGGAACGACATACTTACCGTACAGGCCGAAGGGCTTGCAAAACGGATGCGCCACACGGGCATAAAAAATGCCGTGATCGGTCTTTCGGGCGGACTCGATTCGACGCTCGCCCTCCTCGTCACCGTCCGTGCATTCGGTCTTTGCGGTTTAAATGCGAGCGGGATTCACGCGATTACGATGCCCTGCTTCGGCACGAGCGACAGGACTTACCGAAACGCATGCGCACTCGCAAAGGAAACGGGAGTCGCCCTCACGGAGATCAACATCGCCGAAGCGGTGCGCGTCCACTTCCGCGACATCGGTCAGGATGAAAGTATACGCGATGCCGCGTACGAAAACGCGCAGGCGCGGGAGCGCACGCAAGTGCTCATGGATATCGCGAACAAGATAAACGGCATCGTCGTCGGCACGGGCGATCTGTCGGAACTCGCGCTCGGCTGGTGTACATACAACGGAGACCATATGTCCATGTACGGCGTCAATGCTTCGGTTCCGAAAACCCTCGTCCGTCGATTGGTGCGATTTTGCGCGGACAGTACGGACAATAAAAATCTTTCGTCTGTCTTAAACGATATCCTCGCTACTCCGGTGAGTCCCGAACTGCTTCCTTCCGAACGGGGCAAGGTTTCGCAAAAAACCGAAGACATACTCGGTCCCTACGAACTCCACGATTTCTTTTTGTACTATATGCTGCGCTTCGGTTTTTCGCCCGCAAAAATTTTATTTCTCGCGGACAAAGCCTCTCTCCCGTACACGCACGAAGAAAAACTCCGCACGCTCCGCATATTTTATAAACGCTTTTTTTCGCAGCAGTTTAAGCGTTCGTGCATGCCCGACGGCGCAAAAGTCGGCTCGATAAGTCTCTCCCCGCGGAGCGACTGGCGTATGCCGAGCGACGCAAGCGCCGCCCTATGGCTTACGGAAATCGATTCGCTGAAATAA
- a CDS encoding 23S rRNA (adenine(2030)-N(6))-methyltransferase RlmJ, protein MLSYRHAFHAGNHADVFKHTLLVMLLERFNAKETPYTVIDTHAGSARYDLNDERALKTLDAQSGILKLLESIPHAKEARLPGKSSDEAARYVEAQSSDRGQPVPESSAISRDDSQPSHKSSESVLRELRSRECRSDFIDFQKYLLFAKVCLDAGFYPGSPEIERAFMRAKDCLILSELHPDEIGALQRNMRLNAANAENAPAVHIHHRDGFEALRALTPPKTKRGIVFCDPSYEDASDWERTANALIETHKRWAGATLALWYPLVAVKKIERDAMKQKIIAGIKGWKTERGILDAELCVNTENSHRESALKDVNHSEPPRLYGSGMLVVNPPWKIDDELAVVLPYLAETLGKNNTGSYEINNY, encoded by the coding sequence ATGCTGAGCTACCGGCACGCTTTTCACGCGGGAAATCACGCTGACGTTTTCAAGCACACGCTCCTCGTCATGCTGCTCGAACGCTTTAACGCAAAAGAAACGCCGTATACCGTCATCGACACGCACGCAGGATCCGCGCGCTACGATTTGAATGACGAGCGTGCACTGAAAACGCTCGACGCGCAAAGCGGAATTTTAAAATTGCTCGAATCGATTCCGCACGCAAAGGAAGCGCGGCTGCCCGGCAAATCGTCCGACGAAGCGGCTCGATACGTGGAAGCACAGTCCTCCGATCGCGGGCAGCCTGTCCCGGAGTCATCCGCAATATCGCGTGACGATTCGCAGCCGTCGCATAAATCATCCGAGTCGGTTTTACGGGAATTACGTTCGAGAGAGTGCCGAAGCGATTTTATCGATTTTCAAAAATATCTTCTCTTTGCAAAAGTCTGCCTCGATGCGGGCTTTTATCCGGGCTCTCCGGAAATCGAGCGCGCTTTTATGCGGGCAAAAGACTGTCTCATACTCTCCGAACTGCACCCTGATGAAATCGGCGCGCTGCAGCGCAATATGCGCTTAAACGCCGCAAATGCCGAAAACGCGCCTGCGGTGCACATCCATCATCGGGACGGATTCGAAGCGCTCCGCGCGCTCACGCCGCCGAAAACGAAGCGCGGCATAGTGTTTTGCGATCCGAGTTATGAAGATGCGTCCGACTGGGAGCGGACGGCAAACGCGCTTATCGAAACGCATAAACGCTGGGCAGGTGCGACGCTTGCACTTTGGTATCCGCTCGTCGCGGTAAAAAAAATCGAACGGGATGCGATGAAGCAAAAAATAATCGCCGGAATAAAAGGATGGAAAACGGAAAGAGGCATACTCGATGCGGAGCTATGCGTAAACACCGAAAACTCGCACAGGGAATCGGCATTGAAAGACGTAAATCATTCCGAACCGCCGCGCCTCTACGGAAGCGGTATGCTCGTCGTCAATCCTCCGTGGAAGATAGACGACGAACTCGCAGTCGTACTTCCGTATCTTGCCGAAACACTCGGCAAGAACAACACGGGTTCATACGAAATTAATAATTATTAA
- a CDS encoding DUF2130 domain-containing protein: MKKIRVTVESKNKLVLDEDAQKGDFIDLSDINSVDTSSLEAALSKGADKIYLEKLKQAKVEFELERQKEKADLQAQIEKVRTQSVSDSQKERHELEIALNKQIADLQMKLSSFEEAKKSAITEITAKKDSEIAELKQKIASSESQNQLKIEKVENEKTLALQKLSNELEKANDKAKLKEDGMKQTFEAQLKDKDEQIAYYKDLKAKLSTKMIGETLEAHCKNSFEQYLRPVMPGAYFEKDNAVSKSSGSKGDFIFRDSADGFEYISIMFEMKNEADETATKHTNEAFFKELDKDRKEKKCEYAVLVSLLEKDNDLYNNGIVDVSHKFEKMYVIRPQFFIPLITLLCNAAKHSLEYQKQLQTAKNQSLDITHFEDQLTEFKDSFGRNYRLASEKFKTAIEEIDKSIAHLNKIKDALIGSENNLRLANDKADDLSIKKLTKGNPTMIAKFDELKKKNQ; encoded by the coding sequence GTGAAAAAGATTCGCGTAACGGTTGAAAGCAAAAATAAATTGGTTTTGGATGAAGACGCGCAAAAGGGTGATTTTATCGATCTTTCGGATATAAATTCGGTCGATACGAGTTCGCTTGAAGCCGCTCTTTCGAAAGGAGCCGATAAAATATACCTCGAAAAACTCAAGCAGGCGAAAGTCGAATTCGAACTCGAAAGACAAAAAGAAAAAGCCGATTTGCAAGCGCAAATTGAAAAGGTGAGGACGCAGTCGGTTTCGGATTCGCAAAAAGAGCGGCACGAATTGGAGATCGCGTTAAATAAACAAATTGCCGATTTACAGATGAAGCTTTCATCGTTCGAAGAAGCAAAAAAATCGGCGATAACCGAAATCACTGCGAAAAAGGATTCGGAAATCGCCGAGCTGAAACAAAAAATTGCGAGCAGCGAATCGCAAAATCAATTAAAGATCGAAAAGGTTGAAAACGAAAAAACTCTCGCGCTTCAAAAATTATCGAATGAACTTGAAAAAGCGAATGATAAAGCAAAACTGAAAGAAGACGGCATGAAGCAGACTTTTGAAGCTCAGCTGAAAGATAAAGACGAACAGATTGCGTATTATAAAGATTTGAAAGCGAAGCTTTCGACGAAGATGATCGGAGAAACGCTCGAAGCGCATTGCAAAAATTCTTTCGAACAATATCTCCGTCCCGTCATGCCCGGCGCTTATTTTGAAAAAGACAACGCGGTGTCGAAATCGTCCGGATCGAAAGGCGATTTTATTTTCCGCGATTCTGCGGACGGTTTTGAATACATATCGATCATGTTCGAGATGAAAAATGAAGCCGATGAAACTGCGACAAAGCACACGAACGAAGCGTTTTTTAAAGAGCTCGATAAGGACAGAAAAGAAAAAAAATGCGAATATGCGGTTCTCGTGTCATTGCTTGAAAAAGATAACGATCTGTATAATAACGGCATCGTTGACGTTTCGCACAAGTTTGAAAAAATGTATGTGATCCGGCCTCAGTTTTTTATCCCGCTCATAACGCTCTTGTGCAACGCGGCGAAGCATTCGTTGGAATATCAAAAACAGCTTCAGACAGCAAAAAATCAATCGCTCGATATCACTCATTTTGAAGATCAGCTGACGGAGTTTAAAGACAGCTTCGGCAGAAATTACCGTTTGGCAAGCGAAAAATTCAAAACCGCAATCGAAGAGATCGATAAATCGATAGCGCATTTGAATAAAATTAAAGATGCGCTGATCGGCAGCGAAAATAACCTGCGCCTCGCAAACGACAAAGCCGACGATCTGTCGATAAAAAAGCTCACAAAAGGAAATCCGACGATGATCGCAAAGTTCGATGAACTGAAAAAGAAAAATCAATAG
- a CDS encoding substrate-binding domain-containing protein, which produces MKKVLGLIALSALLLGGCAKQQAKNTVGLAVSTQNNPFFVTLVEGAKQEAAGQGIELTVVDAGDDVVKQASDIEDLVSKKVRVIIVNPVDSSAIAPAVAAAKKAGIAVISVDRAVIGESVACQIASDNVAGAKMAGEYLLQLTGSDADIAELQGIPGSSAAIDRGKGFHEAVDGKANVVASLTANFNRVEGMSVTENILQGNPNIKGIFAHNDEMALGALEAAAAAGKNIVIVGFDATDDALAAVKDGRMAATVAQLPAEMGKTAVQTALKLMRGESVDASIPVTVTLITK; this is translated from the coding sequence ATGAAAAAGGTGTTGGGTCTTATTGCGCTTTCCGCGTTATTGCTGGGAGGCTGCGCAAAACAGCAGGCTAAAAATACGGTGGGGCTTGCCGTATCGACACAGAACAATCCGTTTTTCGTGACGCTCGTAGAAGGAGCAAAGCAGGAAGCTGCGGGGCAGGGGATCGAGCTGACGGTCGTGGATGCGGGCGATGACGTTGTAAAACAAGCGAGCGATATCGAAGACCTCGTGTCGAAAAAAGTTCGCGTGATTATCGTCAATCCCGTAGACTCTTCCGCGATCGCACCGGCCGTTGCCGCCGCAAAAAAAGCCGGAATTGCCGTGATTTCGGTAGACCGCGCGGTTATCGGCGAAAGCGTAGCCTGTCAGATCGCATCGGACAATGTCGCAGGAGCGAAGATGGCGGGGGAATATCTTTTACAACTCACCGGATCGGATGCGGATATCGCGGAACTTCAGGGAATTCCGGGTTCTTCCGCCGCAATCGACAGAGGTAAAGGTTTCCACGAAGCCGTTGACGGAAAGGCGAACGTCGTTGCAAGCCTTACGGCGAATTTTAATCGCGTAGAGGGAATGTCCGTGACCGAAAATATTTTGCAGGGAAATCCGAATATAAAAGGTATTTTCGCGCATAACGATGAGATGGCGCTCGGTGCGCTTGAAGCTGCGGCGGCCGCCGGAAAAAATATCGTTATCGTAGGATTCGATGCGACCGACGATGCCCTTGCCGCCGTAAAAGACGGCCGCATGGCGGCGACGGTCGCTCAGCTTCCTGCTGAAATGGGAAAGACCGCCGTACAGACGGCGCTCAAGCTCATGCGCGGAGAAAGCGTTGATGCGTCGATCCCCGTTACGGTAACCCTTATAACAAAGTAA
- a CDS encoding ABC transporter permease, whose translation MIDFRETAKKFEDYGAQIALLLLVIAVCIISPEFRSVGNVLSLLRQSAINGLIAFGMTCVILTGGIDLSVGSTLCLSAILCAGMIKGGFSAPLAMLTALAIGIVLGILNGIMIVKGRLQPFIATLVSMTAYRGATMIFSKGRPISALGSSRLLEGLGKGSFVGIPIPVIILFVLFAGFYFMLHATVLGRKIYAIGSNSKAAALAGVAIGRTKMIVYGLSGLMASLAGLIIVSRLGSAQPTMGQGYELDAIAAVALGGTSMSGGRGRILGTITGALIIATLNNSMNILGISAYYQQVAKAAVILLAVLSDRKR comes from the coding sequence ATGATTGACTTTCGAGAGACGGCGAAAAAATTTGAGGATTACGGCGCGCAGATCGCGCTGTTGCTCCTTGTTATTGCCGTGTGTATAATCAGTCCGGAATTCCGTTCCGTCGGCAATGTACTTTCTCTGTTGCGGCAGTCTGCGATAAACGGACTCATTGCATTCGGAATGACCTGCGTAATCCTTACCGGCGGAATAGATTTATCCGTCGGTTCGACGCTGTGTCTTTCGGCGATATTGTGTGCGGGAATGATCAAGGGAGGATTTTCCGCACCGCTTGCGATGCTTACAGCGCTTGCGATCGGAATCGTACTCGGAATACTGAACGGTATTATGATCGTAAAGGGAAGGCTCCAGCCGTTTATTGCGACGTTGGTTTCAATGACCGCATACCGCGGCGCGACGATGATTTTCAGTAAAGGCCGTCCGATTTCCGCTTTGGGAAGCAGCCGTCTTTTGGAAGGGCTGGGCAAAGGAAGCTTCGTCGGTATTCCTATTCCCGTAATAATCCTCTTTGTTTTATTTGCGGGATTTTATTTTATGCTCCATGCAACGGTTCTCGGACGAAAGATTTACGCTATAGGAAGCAACAGTAAAGCGGCGGCTCTTGCAGGGGTTGCAATAGGCAGAACGAAGATGATCGTATACGGTCTTTCGGGATTGATGGCGTCGCTTGCGGGATTGATAATCGTTTCGCGGCTCGGAAGCGCGCAGCCTACGATGGGGCAGGGCTACGAACTTGATGCGATCGCCGCCGTCGCGTTGGGCGGAACGAGTATGAGCGGCGGACGCGGGAGGATATTGGGGACAATTACGGGCGCGCTGATTATCGCGACGCTCAACAACAGCATGAATATACTCGGCATTTCCGCATACTATCAGCAAGTTGCAAAAGCTGCAGTTATTCTGCTCGCCGTCCTGTCCGATCGTAAACGCTGA
- a CDS encoding sugar ABC transporter ATP-binding protein — protein MHIVMQGIKKHFGNALVLDNAEFSLMSGEVHALMGENGAGKSTLMKILTGVHTKDAGVLYIDGKEVSFANPKEAEKAGISFVYQELNTFPDMNIEENIFLGREIFGKFGVLDKKAMRRQTQRVLDTLGVELNPLTPLASLSVGQRQIVEIAKALLGNAKVIILDEPTAALTETEVEKLFSVIRILKDKGVAFVYISHRMDEIFKICDRITVMRDGTYAGTVPAEGTTPDALIRMMIGRPLGNLFQKKNIPFGKTRLAVRSLSKKDMFSDISFEVRAGEILGIAGLMGAGRSEIMKTIFGSYRADGGKIFIDGEEVPLKNHCPAKAIELGMAFITEDRKDEGLMLENSITCNLDLPNFPTITNFRIFLNRKKETQLSEEAIRNFGIKCTGGEHICGNLSGGNQQKVVFAQWLYTKPKILLLDEPTRGVDVGAKQEIYSIITKLAEGGAAVVMVSSELPEVLGMSDRILVIHDGKAAGLLERRDAAQDKIMTLATGGSLHD, from the coding sequence ATGCATATCGTAATGCAGGGCATAAAAAAGCATTTCGGAAACGCTCTTGTTCTTGATAATGCCGAATTTTCCCTTATGTCCGGCGAAGTTCACGCCCTTATGGGAGAAAACGGTGCCGGAAAATCGACGTTGATGAAGATACTCACCGGCGTCCATACGAAAGATGCGGGTGTACTGTATATCGACGGCAAAGAAGTTTCGTTTGCGAATCCCAAAGAGGCGGAAAAAGCGGGAATAAGTTTTGTCTATCAGGAACTCAATACTTTTCCCGATATGAACATCGAAGAAAATATATTTTTGGGGCGTGAAATATTCGGAAAATTCGGCGTGCTTGACAAAAAAGCGATGAGACGGCAAACGCAGCGCGTTTTGGACACTTTGGGAGTCGAACTTAATCCGCTTACGCCGCTCGCTTCGCTTTCCGTAGGTCAAAGACAGATCGTCGAAATCGCGAAAGCGTTGCTGGGAAATGCAAAAGTTATCATTCTCGACGAACCGACGGCGGCGCTGACGGAAACTGAAGTCGAAAAGCTTTTTTCGGTTATCCGCATATTGAAAGACAAGGGCGTAGCTTTTGTGTACATCTCTCACCGCATGGACGAAATATTCAAAATTTGCGATAGGATTACCGTCATGCGCGACGGCACATACGCCGGTACGGTGCCCGCTGAGGGGACAACTCCGGATGCGCTCATACGGATGATGATCGGCCGGCCGCTGGGGAATCTGTTTCAAAAAAAGAATATCCCGTTCGGTAAAACCCGCCTTGCAGTTCGTTCGCTTTCAAAAAAAGATATGTTTTCCGATATTTCGTTTGAAGTCAGGGCGGGCGAAATTCTCGGAATTGCGGGGCTCATGGGTGCGGGGCGGTCGGAGATTATGAAGACGATCTTCGGAAGTTACCGTGCGGACGGCGGCAAAATTTTTATCGACGGAGAAGAAGTGCCGCTGAAAAATCACTGTCCTGCAAAAGCGATTGAACTGGGAATGGCGTTTATCACGGAAGACAGAAAAGACGAAGGGTTGATGCTGGAAAATTCGATCACCTGCAATCTCGATCTGCCGAATTTTCCGACTATAACGAATTTTCGTATTTTTTTAAACCGCAAAAAAGAAACGCAGCTCAGCGAAGAAGCGATTCGGAATTTCGGCATAAAGTGTACCGGCGGCGAGCATATATGCGGAAATCTCAGCGGCGGTAACCAGCAAAAGGTCGTCTTTGCACAGTGGCTGTATACGAAGCCGAAAATTCTTTTACTCGACGAACCCACGCGCGGCGTCGATGTCGGCGCAAAGCAGGAAATTTATTCGATAATCACAAAACTCGCGGAGGGCGGCGCTGCCGTCGTCATGGTTTCTTCCGAATTGCCGGAAGTTTTAGGCATGAGCGATAGGATTTTAGTCATACACGACGGAAAAGCTGCCGGCCTGCTTGAACGCCGCGATGCCGCACAAGATAAGATAATGACGCTTGCGACAGGAGGCTCGCTGCATGATTGA
- the rbsD gene encoding D-ribose pyranase, with protein MKKSGILNSDISRVLSYMRHTDTICISDCGLPCPDETELIDVSLEKGVPDFVRVLKAVVNDMRVERIFLAEEIRAKNPAVLKEIQTLLPGVRTDFMPHEEFKKKLLSCKAVVRSGEASPYANIIVQSACIF; from the coding sequence ATGAAAAAATCAGGGATTTTGAACAGCGATATCTCCAGGGTATTGTCCTATATGCGGCATACCGACACAATCTGCATAAGCGACTGCGGGCTTCCGTGCCCCGACGAAACGGAATTGATCGACGTTTCGCTTGAAAAAGGTGTGCCGGATTTTGTTCGGGTTCTTAAAGCCGTCGTAAACGATATGAGAGTCGAAAGGATTTTTTTAGCGGAAGAGATACGCGCAAAAAATCCTGCCGTGCTCAAAGAAATTCAAACGCTTTTGCCCGGTGTCAGGACGGATTTTATGCCGCATGAAGAATTCAAAAAAAAACTTTTATCGTGCAAGGCTGTCGTGCGGAGCGGGGAAGCGAGCCCGTATGCGAATATCATCGTACAATCGGCTTGTATATTTTAG
- a CDS encoding LacI family DNA-binding transcriptional regulator has translation MNPTIYEVAKRAGVSTATVSHVFNNTRYVSDDLRSKVAMAVRELNYKPNVAARRLRGGASKSLGLIVPDCTNTFFAEIARAVDRVCFSLGYNIILCNTDNNAAQQSYYIDMLISKQVDGVIFISSNGAGGDIRKCETASVPAVIVDRDVHHGSADNIIVNNEKGGYDAASYLIGLGFTKIGCITGPAGISSSMQRTAGFKRALEENGIAFDEKFVCGGDFHYSGGRDAFLHLHLLSEMPQAVFACNDMMAIGFIHTAAAYGVRVPDDISVIGFDNTELSAVVSPTLTTIAQPIEEIAEIATERLLQKVENSSRDIKKIILEPHLIIRESCKRIF, from the coding sequence ATGAATCCTACGATCTATGAAGTAGCAAAGCGTGCCGGAGTTTCTACTGCGACGGTCTCTCACGTGTTTAACAATACGCGTTATGTGAGCGACGATTTGCGGTCAAAAGTGGCGATGGCGGTACGGGAACTGAATTATAAGCCGAATGTCGCCGCACGGAGACTGCGGGGCGGGGCATCAAAATCGTTGGGGCTTATCGTGCCCGACTGTACGAATACTTTTTTTGCTGAAATCGCGCGCGCCGTAGACAGAGTTTGTTTTTCATTGGGCTACAATATAATTTTGTGCAATACGGACAACAACGCCGCGCAGCAGTCGTATTACATCGATATGCTGATTTCCAAACAAGTTGACGGAGTTATATTTATATCGAGCAACGGGGCGGGCGGCGATATTCGAAAATGCGAAACGGCTTCGGTTCCTGCGGTTATCGTCGACCGCGATGTGCATCACGGTTCGGCCGACAATATAATCGTAAACAATGAAAAGGGCGGTTACGATGCTGCGTCCTATTTGATCGGACTCGGATTTACGAAGATCGGCTGCATAACGGGACCCGCGGGAATTTCTTCGAGTATGCAGCGTACGGCGGGTTTTAAGAGGGCGCTTGAAGAAAACGGTATTGCATTCGATGAGAAGTTCGTATGCGGCGGCGACTTTCATTACAGCGGAGGAAGGGATGCATTTTTACACTTGCATCTTCTTTCGGAAATGCCGCAGGCGGTGTTCGCGTGCAACGATATGATGGCGATCGGATTTATTCATACCGCCGCTGCATACGGCGTACGCGTTCCCGACGATATTTCCGTCATAGGATTCGACAATACGGAACTTTCCGCCGTCGTATCGCCGACGCTGACGACGATTGCGCAGCCTATAGAAGAAATTGCCGAGATTGCGACCGAACGTCTGCTGCAAAAGGTTGAAAACTCAAGCCGCGATATAAAAAAAATTATTCTTGAACCGCATTTGATAATCCGCGAATCGTGTAAAAGAATTTTCTAA